In Conger conger chromosome 12, fConCon1.1, whole genome shotgun sequence, one DNA window encodes the following:
- the btf3 gene encoding transcription factor BTF3 isoform X2: MKETIMNQEKLAKLQALVRIGGKGTARRKKKVVHRTATADDKKLQFSLKKLGVNNISGIEEVNMFTNQGTVIHFNNPKVQASLAANTFTITGHAETKQLTEMLPSILNQLGADSLTSLRRLAEALPRQTDEGKASVVAGEEDDDDVPDLVENFDEASKDEAN; encoded by the exons ATGAAAGAGACAATCATGAACCAAGAAAAACTTGCCAAACTACAAGCACTGGTTCGCATTGGTGGAAAG GGTACAGCACGTAGAAAGAAGAAGGTTGTGCACAGGACAGCAACTGCAGATGACAAGAAGCTTCAGTTTTCCTTGAAGAAACTAGGCGTCAACAACATCTCTGGCATTGAAGAG GTGAACATGTTCACAAACCAGGGGACAGTGATCCACTTCAACAACCCAAAAGTGCAGGCATCTCTGGCTGCAAACACCTTCACCATCACAGGGCATGCTGAGACCAAGCAGCTGACAGAGATGCTGCCCAGCATCCTCAACCAGCTGGGGGCCGACAGCCTGACCAGCCTCAGGAGGCTCGCAGAGGCCCTGCCACGGCAGA CTGATGAGGGAAAGGCATCAGTTGTAGCTGGGGAGGAAGATGACGACGACGTTCCAG